The sequence CGTCAACTGAAATTGTAACAGAATCATCATTTGCCTTCTCAAGAATTCCGGTGAATTTTTTTCTTCCCTCCATGACCTCATGGGTTTCAACTTTAATACGCTCACCCTGGAATCTGATAAAATCCGCCTTTGTCTTCAAGGGGCGATTTGGACCAGGGGATGATACTTCCAGGCGGTAAGGACCGATATCTCCAATATGAATATCGATCAGATCCCCAAGTTCCCGGCTGACAGCCACACAGTCATCTAACGCAACCCCTTCGGGCTTGTCCATATAGACTCGAACAAATTTCTGCCGATTATGGATGGCACACTCAATGTGCACCAACTCCAAACCCAGAGAATCGATCAAGGGTTCGGCTATCGCCTGAACCTGCTGTTCAACGACACCGGGTTTTTTGATGTTTATAAAAGCCATATCCTGCAGCAATCGTCCTTTTTCCACAAATACAAAAACGGGCAGATGCCCGTTCCCGATACTAAAACGCTCAAAAACCCTCACCAAAATATCAGGTTCAGATCATATCTTTCCCCTAAACAAGTGGAACAAATCTGCCAGCCCATACCAAATTGACTTGGAGCGGGCAACGAGGCTCGAACTCGCGACATCAAGCTTGGGAAGCTTGCACTCTACCAACTGAGTTATGCCCGCATGTTAGCGGCTAAATATAACAGGGTATATTAAATTTGTCAACACCCTTATTTAAAACCGCATTTTCTTTTTTTGCACTGACGCGCTCCCTGCGCAATTACCCCTCCTCCACATTACAATTTTATCCAGGCAAACCAGCATTAAAATCGTTAATAAGCTTTTGGGATAGCTGATCATGGATCTTTTTAATATTCTTTTCCGTCAAGGTTTTTGACACAGAGCGGTAAACAATTCTAAACGAAAGAGATTTTTTATCGACACCAATGTTCTGCCCTTCAAATACATCAAAAAGAAAATAATCTTCTATTAAAGCCTGATTTTGGGCAAAGGCCGCAATGGTATCCATCATAGAGCCAACCTCAACATGCCTTGATACAATAAAAGTCATGTCCCTGGAAATCGAAGGAAATTTGGGCAACCCAACTGCCTGGATAGCCTGGGGCAATATTCTTTCAAAATCCTCCATGTTAAGGTCAAAAAGATAAGCATCCTGCTTCAGACCAAAGGCACCTCCCACAGTTGATGCTATTTTACCAAGCGTACCAATCACCAGGTCATCCTTCAGCAACTTGGCACCATATCCCGGTTCAAAATAGGGACAGGTCTGGGCATCGGTTCTTTCATAAAGGACACCAGAAATCTGAAATGAATCCAGCAACCCCTGCACAATACCCTTAAGATCAAAAAAATCCACGGGTTCTTTTTTAGAATACCAAGTCTGATCCCAACGATTTCCGGTAATCAGCCCACCAACCACCTCAACTTCCTCCGGCTGTTCGCCCAGGGCGTTGTCATAGAAAACCTTACCGATCTCAAATAACTGAAGAGTGTCCACCTGCTGAGCCGTGTTTCTGGCCATGGATTCCAGCAATCCAGGAATGACAGAAGTACGAAGGACCGACATTTGGTCGGAAATGGGATTTAAAATCTCAACCATCCGAGTTCTTTTGTCCGGCGCTTCAATACCCATACGTTCACAGGCATCCTTGCGGATAAAATTGTAATTGATGGCCTCACAAAATCCAAACCCAGTCATTACCTGACGGATCTTACTGCGCAGTAAAAGCCGACCGGCAAGGGGTTTCCCCTGTGCTTTTACCAATGGATAGCTGGTTTCGATTTTATTATACCCCCACAAACGAGCCACTTCCTCGGAAAGATCCTCGGGCCGAGAGACATCAACCCTGAAAGAGGGAACATGAACCTGCAGAAACCCCTCACCCTGCCTATCTGTCTTTTGCTCTACGCCAAACCCCACAGACATCAGGATTTGGGACATCTCATCTGCAGAAAAAGAAGTCCCTAACCGTACGTTTAACGCATTGGGTTTCAAGTCAATAGTAACATGCTGAGACTTGACAGGATGCGCATCAATGATCCCCGAGGCAATCGTGGCGGAACACACCTGAGCCATTAATGATACAGCCCTTTTCAAGGCAAACATAGTGCCTTCGGGGTCCACACCGCGCTCGAACCGATGAGAGGCATCTGAGGCAATCCCCGTCCTCTTAGCAGTACGGCGAATAGATACGGGGTTAAAATAGGCACTTTCCACCAGCACCCGGGTAGTTGCATCCGTAATCTCTGAATTTTCGCCACCCATTACACCGGCAATACCCACAGGTTTTTCCCCGTCGCAAATCATAAGCATTTCAGGATCAAGCTCGTGGATTTTCGAATCAAGGGTGGTAAATTTTAAGGGCGCATCACCAGGTTTTCCGGCCGTTCTTACAATAATTTGACTTTTAGCAATATTATCACAATCAAACGCATGCAAAGGCTGCCCGGTCTCCATCATAACAAAATTAGTGATATCCACTACATTATTAACAGAGGAGAGGCCAACAGCTTCAAGACGCTTTTTCAGCCAAAGAGGAGAGGGACCGACGGTGACGTCAAAAAGCATACCCGCGGTATACCTTGGACACAATTGAGGATCTTCAATCTCCACAGAGACAAAATCATTGATATCCCTGGAATCCATTTGGGCATCGGGAAAGGTCACATCCGGCAGAGACACCTCATTTCGAGGTTCCGTAAATGCCCCGATTTCCCGGGCCACGCCGATAAGACTCAGACAGTCCGGCCGGTTAGGGGTCAAATCTATCTCAAAAACGGCATCATCCAAATTTAAAACGAATTCAAGGGGGGTCCCGGTAACAAAGTCGCCTTCAAGATCCATAATACCGGATGCATCATCCGCGAGCATCAGCTCAGAAGCAGAACACAGCATACCATGGGAGGGTTCACCTCTCAGTTTACTTTTCTTGATTTTGAAATCACCAGGCAGAACAGCCCCCGGCAGCGCACACGCAACATACATACCTTCCCTGACATTGGGAGCGCCACAGACAATTGGAGAAAGCTCGCCTTTTCCGATATCCACGGCACAGCATGTAAGCTTATCTGCATTAGGATGCTGCCTTGCCTCTACGACCTGGGCCACAATCACATTATCCAGGTAATCATAAAGACTTTCCACCCCATCCACTTCAAGACCAGCCATAGTAAGCCTATCGGATATGTCCTGGGGATCAAGATCAATGGGAATATATTCACGCAACCAGCTTAAACTGACTTTCATAATTAGAACTGCCCTAGAAAACGCATATCGTTTTCGAAATATTTTCTGATATCATCAATTCCGTATTTGAGCATGGCAACCCGTTCCATACCAAGACCAAAGGCAAACCCTGTATACTTTTGAGTATCATAACCGACATTCTCAAACACAGCCGGGTGAACCATACCGGCGCCCAAAATTTCAATCCATCCGGTTTTGGAACACACCCGGCAACCTTCACCCTTGCACATAACACAGCGTATATCGACTTCAGCACTGGGCTCGGTAAACGGAAAAAAACTAGGTCTAAACCGCAATGACGTATCCTTATCAAAAAACTGCTGAACAAACGTGGTCAGCACCCCCTTAAGATCGCCAAAAGAAATATTTTTATCGACCATCAGGCCTTCCACCTGATGGAACATTGGGGTATGGGTCAAATCCGAGTCACACCGAAACACCTTACCTGGTGAAATAATACGCACGGGCGGCTCACTTTTTTCCATTACCCGGGGCTGGGAACCTGACGTATGGGTCCTCAAAACTATATTTTCAGACACATAGAAGGTATCCTGCATATCCCTGGCCGGATGATATGGGGGAATATTAAGCGCCTCAAAGTTATAGTAATCTGTCTCAACCTCCGGACCTTCGGCAATGTCAAACCCCAGGCGTAGGAAAATACCGCAGATCTCGTCTATCACCTGGGTAACGGGGTGCAGGGAACCCTTTTTGACCATACGTCCGGGCAGTGTAATATCAATACCTTCAGCACCTCTTACCACACCAGCTTCCAGGCCGGCCTGGGCCTGCCGCACCGCTTTTTCAAGCTTCACCTTCAGCAAATTACCATTTTTACCAGCAGCAGGACGCTCATCCACCGGCAGGGATGGGATGTTGCGCAAGAACGCTGTGAGCAAACCCTTACGACCCAAAAAATGTGTGGAAACCGATTCAAGAGCATCCTTTGAAGCTGCCGCGCCGATTTGTTCCAGGGCCTGTTTTTCAATGTCTTGGAGATTGTTTTGCAAGGTTCCCCCGAAAATTCGCGTTTAGTTCAATTTGGCAGACACCTGGGAAGCCAGTTGCGAGAATCCCGCGGGATCAGATACAGCCAAATCAGCCAGGACTTTTCTGTCCAACTCACTACCGGCAAGCTTCAATCCGTTCATGAACCGGGAATAGGACAATTCATTCATCCGCGCACCCGCATTAATACGTACAATCCACAGCCTTCTAAAATCTCTTTTTCTTGCCCGGCGATCCCTATAGGCATACATCAACGCCTTATCCACTGCATCCGCAGCAGTTCTATAAAGCTTACTTCTCCCACCTCTGAAACCTTTTGCCAGCTTAAGCACTTTGTTGCGGCGCCGTCTTGCTTTGAATCCTCTTTTAACTCTCATTTCTTCTACACTCCTTATACACCATCTGCCAGTCACGACATCGACTGGCTTCCATATCAATATCTAAAACAGCCAAACCCAATTAGCCGTATGGCAGCATCCGGCGAACTTCTTTCATATCAGATCCCGCAACAATCTGGGGTTGCCGAAGACTTCTTTTCCGTTTTGTAGTCTTCTTGGTCAGAATATGGCTGGCATGGGATTTGCGGAATTTGTACTTACCTGAACCGGTTTTTTCAAACCGTTTGGCAGCCGCACGGCATGTCTTAATTTTTGGCATCACTAAACCTCCTGAAGGTTCCAAACTATTATAAAAACTAAAGGCGGTATATACGGAATATACCACCACACATAAACACCCTTTAACACCGGAAAACCCACACGCAAAAAAATCATAGCAGATGGCCGGCGATAGAGACTAAAGAAATAAGCATCCTTTTTGCACACCACATATCCTTAATAGGTTTGGTTGTGGTGCAAAATCCGTAGCGCTTATTCCCTTCTCCACTCCCCTATTTGGGGCCAAGCAGCATGGTAATGACCCGCCCTTCAAACTTGGGAAGCTGTTCCACCTGGGCAAACTCGTTGGTCAGTTCCACCACTTTTTCCAAAACAACACTAGCCTGCTCCTTGAGCATAAACTCACGCCCCCTGAAAACAAGTGTAATCTTGACCTTATCACCATTAGAAATAAATTTTTCTATGTGCCGGACCTTGGTTGCAAGATCATGATCGTCTGTTTTAGGGCGAACCTTGATCTCTTTGATCTGGACACTTTTTTGCTTCCTTTTGGCTTCCTGTTTTTTCTTAGTCAGCTCGTACTTATACTTTCCATGATCCATTATTTTGCAGACAGGAGGTCTGGCATCCGGAGACACCTCAACCAGATCCAAAGCCTCGCCCTCAGCCACACGTAACG is a genomic window of uncultured Desulfobacter sp. containing:
- the rplT gene encoding 50S ribosomal protein L20 yields the protein MRVKRGFKARRRRNKVLKLAKGFRGGRSKLYRTAADAVDKALMYAYRDRRARKRDFRRLWIVRINAGARMNELSYSRFMNGLKLAGSELDRKVLADLAVSDPAGFSQLASQVSAKLN
- the rimP gene encoding ribosome maturation factor RimP; this translates as MAFINIKKPGVVEQQVQAIAEPLIDSLGLELVHIECAIHNRQKFVRVYMDKPEGVALDDCVAVSRELGDLIDIHIGDIGPYRLEVSSPGPNRPLKTKADFIRFQGERIKVETHEVMEGRKKFTGILEKANDDSVTISVDGRSFDISGTNIMRVILAGQ
- the pheS gene encoding phenylalanine--tRNA ligase subunit alpha encodes the protein MQNNLQDIEKQALEQIGAAASKDALESVSTHFLGRKGLLTAFLRNIPSLPVDERPAAGKNGNLLKVKLEKAVRQAQAGLEAGVVRGAEGIDITLPGRMVKKGSLHPVTQVIDEICGIFLRLGFDIAEGPEVETDYYNFEALNIPPYHPARDMQDTFYVSENIVLRTHTSGSQPRVMEKSEPPVRIISPGKVFRCDSDLTHTPMFHQVEGLMVDKNISFGDLKGVLTTFVQQFFDKDTSLRFRPSFFPFTEPSAEVDIRCVMCKGEGCRVCSKTGWIEILGAGMVHPAVFENVGYDTQKYTGFAFGLGMERVAMLKYGIDDIRKYFENDMRFLGQF
- the infC gene encoding translation initiation factor IF-3, whose protein sequence is MLRREVKISKRVKQDQTRVNKGIRASEVRVIGSDGEQIGILPIAEALRVAEGEALDLVEVSPDARPPVCKIMDHGKYKYELTKKKQEAKRKQKSVQIKEIKVRPKTDDHDLATKVRHIEKFISNGDKVKITLVFRGREFMLKEQASVVLEKVVELTNEFAQVEQLPKFEGRVITMLLGPK
- the rpmI gene encoding 50S ribosomal protein L35; the protein is MPKIKTCRAAAKRFEKTGSGKYKFRKSHASHILTKKTTKRKRSLRQPQIVAGSDMKEVRRMLPYG
- the pheT gene encoding phenylalanine--tRNA ligase subunit beta, coding for MKVSLSWLREYIPIDLDPQDISDRLTMAGLEVDGVESLYDYLDNVIVAQVVEARQHPNADKLTCCAVDIGKGELSPIVCGAPNVREGMYVACALPGAVLPGDFKIKKSKLRGEPSHGMLCSASELMLADDASGIMDLEGDFVTGTPLEFVLNLDDAVFEIDLTPNRPDCLSLIGVAREIGAFTEPRNEVSLPDVTFPDAQMDSRDINDFVSVEIEDPQLCPRYTAGMLFDVTVGPSPLWLKKRLEAVGLSSVNNVVDITNFVMMETGQPLHAFDCDNIAKSQIIVRTAGKPGDAPLKFTTLDSKIHELDPEMLMICDGEKPVGIAGVMGGENSEITDATTRVLVESAYFNPVSIRRTAKRTGIASDASHRFERGVDPEGTMFALKRAVSLMAQVCSATIASGIIDAHPVKSQHVTIDLKPNALNVRLGTSFSADEMSQILMSVGFGVEQKTDRQGEGFLQVHVPSFRVDVSRPEDLSEEVARLWGYNKIETSYPLVKAQGKPLAGRLLLRSKIRQVMTGFGFCEAINYNFIRKDACERMGIEAPDKRTRMVEILNPISDQMSVLRTSVIPGLLESMARNTAQQVDTLQLFEIGKVFYDNALGEQPEEVEVVGGLITGNRWDQTWYSKKEPVDFFDLKGIVQGLLDSFQISGVLYERTDAQTCPYFEPGYGAKLLKDDLVIGTLGKIASTVGGAFGLKQDAYLFDLNMEDFERILPQAIQAVGLPKFPSISRDMTFIVSRHVEVGSMMDTIAAFAQNQALIEDYFLFDVFEGQNIGVDKKSLSFRIVYRSVSKTLTEKNIKKIHDQLSQKLINDFNAGLPG